In Anopheles gambiae chromosome 2, idAnoGambNW_F1_1, whole genome shotgun sequence, a single window of DNA contains:
- the LOC1274300 gene encoding inositol oxygenase — MRIIIEEHPNVLDVSELLRPEPKFVDKEVSKFRDYTVDETDPLKERVRRTYKLMHTHQTVDFVKGRHADWLKFDHFKATVRQALERLNDLVDESDPDLDLPNIVHAFQTAERARAEFPELDWLHLTGLIHDLGKVMAFYGEPQWAVVGDTFPVGCEWGPSIVYREDSFVDNPDGANPKYNTKNGMYEPNCGLEQLTMSWGHDEYLYRVLKHNGSTLPEQALHMIRYHSFYPWHSGGDYHHLTNEKDEQTKQWVLMFNRYDLYTKSITLPDIEALWPYYQSLIDKYCPGELEF; from the exons ATGAGAATTATCATTGAAGAG CACCCGAACGTGTTGGATGTCTCGGAGCTGCTACGTCCCGAGCCAAAGTTCGTAGACAAGGAAGTGTCCAAGTTCCGGGACTATACGGTCGATGAAACCGATCCGCTGAAGGAGCGTGTCCGGCGCACGTACAAGCTGATGCACACCCATCAAACGGTTGACTTTGTCAAAG GTCGCCATGCCGATTGGCTTAAATTCGATCACTTCAAGGCAACCGTGCGGCAAGCGCTGGAGAGGCTGAACGACCTGGTCGACGAGTCGGATCCGGATCTCGATCTGCCGAATATTGTGCACGCGTTCCAGACGGCCGAACGGGCCCGTGCCGAGTTTCCCGAGCTAGACTGGTTGCATCTGACCGGGCTGATTCACGATCTCGGCAAGGTGATGGCATTCTACGGCGAGCCCCAGTGGGCGGTGGTGGGCGATACCTTCCCGGTCGGGTGCGAATGGGGCCCAAGCATTGTGTATCGCGAGGACAGCTTCGTCGACAATCCGGATGGAGCAAACCCGAAGTACAA CACAAAGAATGGAATGTACGAACCCAACTGCGGGTTGGAGCAACTGACCATGTCCTGGGGCCACGACGAGTATCTGTATCGAGTGCTGAAGCACAACGGTAGTACTCTGCCCGAGCAGGCGCTACACATGATTCGCTATCATTCGTTCTACCCTTGGCATTCCGGTGGCGACTATCATCATCTGACCAACGAGAAGGACGAGCAAACCAAGCAATGGGTGCTGATGTTCAA CCGGTATGATCTATACACCAAATCAATCACGCTGCCAGATATTGAGGCATTGTGGCCCTACTACCAAAGCTTGATCGATAAGTACTGTCCTGGAGAGTTGGAGTTTTAG